Genomic segment of Nitrosopumilaceae archaeon AB1(1):
TGTAGTTGTGAGAGAGGTAAAGGTCATGTCAATACACAAATCAAAGGTAGGCAAACTAGTCATTTGTTCAGACAATGGTACACGATATATGAATAGAAAATTTAAAGATACACTAAATGTACTACAAGTCAATCACGAATACATTTGGAATCACATGCCAGAGAAGAATGGTCATGTGAAATCCTTTCACAAGACACTCAAGAAAGAATATTTGTGGCCGCATGACTTTACGAGTTTCCAGGAAGTCAAAGTTGTACTGTCATCGACATTCATAGATTATAATCAGTCTAGGATTCATTCTTCATTGATATATGTAACTCCTAATGAATTTGTAGAGTCATGGAGGGATAGAAACAACTTAGGAAAAGTGTAAAGAAAAACATGCAAAAAGTGGTCTCAAAATGGAGGGTCCGCTCCATAAATTAGATTTTACATGCATACATAATTTCAAACATTGTATACAACATTTACACAGATGTCCAGCTCATTATTCATAACTCTCAATCTAATTTTTTCTTGATCTTTTTTTATTACTTTTTCGATCAAACGACTTTATTAAATATTCGTATACATCTTTAACTAAATTACCTAATATGATGCTAATCATTTCATCAGATAATTTAATATGCATATTTATTGTGATGTCAATAGTAGCTTCAATAGAATATTTTGAATGAATTAAATGTATACGAGAGGTAATAAGATTTCTATGTACATCTTCACCTATACG
This window contains:
- a CDS encoding integrase core domain-containing protein, yielding MSIHKSKVGKLVICSDNGTRYMNRKFKDTLNVLQVNHEYIWNHMPEKNGHVKSFHKTLKKEYLWPHDFTSFQEVKVVLSSTFIDYNQSRIHSSLIYVTPNEFVESWRDRNNLGKV